Proteins encoded by one window of Perca fluviatilis chromosome 13, GENO_Pfluv_1.0, whole genome shotgun sequence:
- the LOC120571585 gene encoding probable ATP-dependent RNA helicase ddx6, whose protein sequence is MATARTENIGPVVMGLNKQNGQLRGQTKPASVQPAPTTQGKTLGAPQIAGGAAQDGGGIKFGDDWKKSLKLPPKDTRVKTSDVTSTKGNEFEDYCLKRELLMGIFEMGWEKPSPIQEESIPIALSGRDILARAKNGTGKSGAYLIPLLERIDLKKDHIQALVMVPTRELALQVSQISIQISKHLGGVKVMATTGGTNLRDDIMRLDETVHVVIATPGRILDLIKKGVAKVDRVQMMVMDEADKLLSQDFVVLIEDIISFLAKNRQILLYSATFPISVQKFMAKHLQKPYEINLMEELTLKGITQYYAYVTERQKVHCLNTLFSRLQINQSIIFCNSTQRVELLAKKITQLGYSCFYIHAKMMQEYRNRVFHDFRNGLCRNLVCTDLFTRGIDIQAVNVVINFDFPKNAETYLHRIGRSGRFGHLGLAINLITSEDRFNLKAIEDQLVTDIKPIPSSIDKSLYVAEFHASGADCDVEEIEEKPGRKQDST, encoded by the exons ATGGCAACGGCCAGAACAGAAAACATTGGCCCAGTTGTCATGGGACTGAACAAGCAGAATGGGCAGCTCAGAGGACAGACTAAACCAGCGTCAGTCCAGCCAGCCCCCACAACTCAAGGAAAGACTTTGGGTGCACCCCAGATAGCAGGTGGTGCCGCTCAGGACGGAGGAGGCATCAAGTTTGGAGATGACTGGAAAAAGAGCCTAAAGCTCCCTCCCAAAGACACCAGGGTCAAAACTTCA GATGTGACATCCACCAAGGGGAATGAATTTGAAGATTACTGTCTCAAGAGAGAGCTCCTGATGGGCATCTTTGAGATGGGTTGGGAGAAACCTTCCCCTATCCAG GAGGAGAGCATTCCCATCGCCCTGTCTGGACGGGATATTCTGGCTCGGGCTAAGAATGGAACAGGGAAAAGTGGAGCCTATCTAATTCCACTGCTGGAGAGAATAGACCTGAAAAAGGACCACATACAGG CACTTGTCATGGTGCCCACCCGTGAGCTGGCACTGCAGGTAAGCCAGATCTCCATCCAGATCAGCAAACACCTGGGGGGAGTCAAAGTCATGGCCACCACCGGGGGCACCAACCTGCGAGATGACATCATGCGTCTGGATGAGACTG TGCATGTGGTCATCGCCACGCCTGGTAGGATCCTGGACTTGATAAAAAAGGGAGTGGCAAAAGTGGATAGAGTCCAGATGATGGTGATGGATGAG GCGGATAAGCTGCTGTCTCAGGATTTTGTGGTGCTCATCGAGGATATCATCAGCTTCCTGGCCAAGAACAGGCAGATCCTGCTCTACTCTGCAACCTTCCCAATCAGCGTGCAGAAGTTCATG GCCAAGCACCTTCAGAAACCCTATGAGATAAACCTGATGGAGGAGCTGACTCTGAAGGGCATTACTCAATACTACGCCTACGTCACAGAGAGGCAAAAAGTCCACTGCCTCAACACACTGTTCTCCAGG CTTCAGATCAACCAGTCGATTATCTTCTGTAACTCCACTCAGAGGGTGGAGCTCTTGGCCAAGAAGATCACTCAGCTGGGCTACTCTTGCTTCTACATCCATGCTAAAATGATGCAG GAATACAGAAACCGAGTGTTCCATGACTTCAGAAATGGACTGTGCAGAAACCTGGTCTGCACTG ATCTCTTCACCAGGGGTATTGACATCCAGGCTGTTAATGTAGTCATCAACTTCGACTTCCCCAAAAATGCTGAGACTTACCTCCATCGTATTGGAAGATCAG GGAGGTTTGGTCACCTTGGCTTGGCCATCAACCTGATCACATCGGAGGACCGCTTCAACCTGAAGGCCATCGAAGACCAGCTGGTGACCGACATCAAGCCCATTCCCAGCAGCATCGACAAGAGCCTCTACGTGGCCGAGTTCCACGCGTCTGGCGCCGACTGTGATGTGGAGGAGATTGAGGAGAAACCAGGACGCAAACAGGACAGCACCTAA